The following proteins are co-located in the Corynebacterium kalinowskii genome:
- a CDS encoding pyrimidine reductase family protein, which produces MPTSSLSSLIGPVLAPTMPEVRAICVSSINGKASLNGRSHGLGSPLDFELLNSLRQWSDCVLVGRKTVVSENYFGVRTNVGDKETRLLRGQSPVPPICVVTRSLDIDPNSQFFTDTSTPPLILVPENTSVTEHGRLLQAAGASIHEFSASALDKLHSLGFRRILVEGGPQLIGALLSQGSVDKLHVTVAPWIVWSDEASLLQGIEVTQKLELEHHAADEDGCVFLRYRVRK; this is translated from the coding sequence ATGCCCACTTCTTCGCTCTCATCGTTGATCGGTCCCGTTCTAGCTCCAACGATGCCGGAGGTGCGAGCAATCTGCGTGAGCAGCATCAATGGCAAGGCATCGCTAAACGGACGTTCGCACGGATTAGGATCGCCACTCGATTTCGAGCTATTGAATTCTTTGCGGCAATGGTCGGATTGTGTTCTCGTCGGTAGGAAAACCGTAGTTTCGGAAAACTACTTTGGAGTGCGCACAAATGTGGGTGACAAGGAGACGCGACTCCTTCGCGGACAAAGCCCTGTTCCACCAATCTGTGTAGTGACTCGCTCGTTAGATATTGATCCGAATTCTCAGTTCTTCACCGACACTTCCACGCCCCCCTTGATCCTTGTACCTGAAAACACAAGTGTGACCGAGCACGGCCGACTTCTCCAGGCCGCAGGGGCAAGCATTCACGAGTTTTCTGCCAGTGCTCTGGACAAATTGCATTCACTCGGGTTTCGTAGAATTCTCGTTGAGGGCGGACCACAACTTATTGGCGCGTTGCTAAGCCAGGGGTCCGTCGATAAGCTCCACGTTACGGTCGCTCCGTGGATCGTGTGGAGTGATGAAGCTTCTCTACTGCAGGGTATCGAGGTAACTCAGAAATTGGAACTAGAGCACCACGCCGCCGACGAAGACGGCTGCGTTTTTCTGCGATATCGCGTGCGTAAATGA
- a CDS encoding glycosyltransferase family 87 protein: MNAIESRMAQIWVAGEPVSDELRRRRTPIDALANAALWPIALMLIIHRVFVLAINGNVTDDFSTVYYALRRFHDGVSVYNETYHFVDPHYLYSPGATLFLSPLGLQTDFDTARTIFILANALAIVAALGMITRLFGYSLRSALFPFSVVAAYLTEAVQNTLVFSNINGLLLLALASFLTLLKSDRRWSAGLILGVAILIKPIFAPLLFLPFAKANWQTIVSAFAIPIAFNAAAWPIVPQASDYVTRTVPYLGLTRDFANSSLPGIALYFGMPQWQEKFWFFLFALIIIAGLIALLRYRYSDPLLWMVCTASLLLAGVFFLSSLGQMYYSMLLFPLLFTATLRRSPMHNPLAWLAAYGFLTIDNWNSDEWIDTGRWFTFLLPTVGWALILIVISVSAVVWALSEQKGTHHDRLQAA; encoded by the coding sequence ATGAATGCGATTGAAAGCCGGATGGCGCAGATCTGGGTTGCGGGTGAGCCTGTGTCTGATGAGCTGCGCCGTCGTCGCACCCCCATAGATGCGCTAGCAAACGCCGCTCTCTGGCCGATTGCTCTGATGCTCATTATCCATCGGGTCTTCGTGTTAGCCATCAACGGCAACGTGACGGATGACTTTTCCACCGTGTACTACGCGCTGCGCCGATTTCATGATGGTGTCTCGGTCTACAACGAGACCTATCATTTCGTTGATCCCCACTATCTTTACAGCCCTGGTGCGACCTTGTTCTTGTCCCCGCTCGGGCTGCAAACCGACTTTGATACCGCGCGCACCATTTTCATCTTGGCCAATGCACTAGCCATCGTGGCTGCGCTGGGAATGATAACCAGGCTCTTCGGGTACTCGCTACGCAGCGCCCTCTTTCCGTTTTCTGTAGTGGCGGCATACCTCACCGAGGCCGTGCAAAACACCCTGGTCTTTTCAAACATCAACGGCCTGCTATTACTCGCTCTGGCGTCCTTTTTAACACTGCTGAAATCCGATAGACGCTGGTCAGCAGGCCTGATTTTGGGCGTGGCTATTCTGATCAAACCTATCTTTGCCCCGCTGCTGTTCTTGCCGTTTGCTAAGGCGAACTGGCAAACAATTGTCTCAGCTTTCGCCATCCCAATCGCATTCAATGCTGCCGCTTGGCCGATCGTGCCACAGGCAAGCGACTATGTCACCCGTACCGTGCCTTACCTGGGCTTGACCAGAGATTTCGCCAACTCTTCCCTCCCCGGCATCGCCCTCTACTTTGGGATGCCACAGTGGCAGGAAAAGTTCTGGTTTTTCCTTTTCGCCCTGATCATTATCGCTGGCCTTATCGCGCTGCTGCGATACCGCTACAGTGACCCGTTGCTGTGGATGGTGTGTACCGCGTCGCTGCTCCTCGCGGGCGTGTTCTTCTTGTCGTCGCTAGGCCAGATGTACTACTCCATGCTGCTGTTCCCGCTGCTGTTTACTGCCACCTTGCGACGCTCCCCCATGCATAATCCCCTTGCCTGGCTGGCTGCCTACGGTTTTCTCACCATTGACAACTGGAACTCCGACGAGTGGATCGATACCGGCCGCTGGTTCACATTCCTCCTACCGACTGTTGGTTGGGCGTTGATCCTTATCGTTATCTCTGTGAGCGCGGTAGTATGGGCGCTTTCAGAACAGAAAGGCACCCACCATGACAGACTTCAAGCTGCTTAG
- the msrB gene encoding peptide-methionine (R)-S-oxide reductase MsrB, with protein MTDFKLLSDDQWRQRLTPSEYQVLREAGTEAPHTGEYTDTFAEGIYSCRACGAELFRADAKFQAHCGWPAFYSPLAGDRIIEREDNSLGMRRVEVLCANCESHLGHVFEGEGYPTPTDLRYCINSICMTFEPAK; from the coding sequence ATGACAGACTTCAAGCTGCTTAGCGACGACCAATGGCGGCAGCGCCTCACCCCTTCGGAATATCAGGTGCTGCGCGAAGCGGGCACTGAAGCTCCGCACACCGGTGAATACACTGACACTTTCGCCGAGGGTATCTATTCGTGCCGCGCCTGCGGCGCCGAGCTGTTCCGCGCCGACGCTAAATTCCAGGCACACTGTGGCTGGCCTGCTTTCTATAGCCCTCTTGCCGGCGATCGAATCATCGAACGGGAAGACAACTCCCTGGGGATGCGCAGAGTTGAGGTGCTATGTGCCAACTGCGAATCCCATCTGGGGCACGTGTTCGAGGGAGAAGGTTACCCGACTCCCACTGATCTGCGGTACTGCATCAATTCGATTTGCATGACCTTCGAGCCCGCGAAGTAA
- the hemQ gene encoding hydrogen peroxide-dependent heme synthase, translating to MAEKLDFDKLNSMQRYSMFATFKVLPGALGNERADIVAEAQAFLAELEKAGVVTVRGIYDISGIRAEADYMIWFIAEEIADIQKAYNDFRRVTVLGQVSEIFWTGTSLHRPAEFNRSHLPSFIMGEEPGAWICVYPFVRSYDWYLMDAKERRRILAEHGQSAREFPDVRANTVPAFALGDYEWMLAFEAPEMHRIVDLMHQMRYTEARLHVREEVPFFSGRRVADISEIIEVMP from the coding sequence ATGGCCGAGAAGTTGGATTTCGACAAGCTGAACAGCATGCAGCGCTACTCCATGTTTGCTACGTTCAAGGTGCTTCCCGGCGCCTTGGGCAACGAACGTGCGGACATTGTGGCTGAGGCGCAAGCATTCTTAGCCGAACTGGAGAAGGCCGGTGTCGTCACCGTGCGCGGCATCTACGACATCTCGGGTATCCGCGCTGAAGCTGACTACATGATCTGGTTCATCGCTGAAGAAATTGCCGACATCCAGAAGGCATACAACGACTTCCGTCGTGTGACCGTTCTGGGACAGGTTTCCGAGATCTTCTGGACCGGCACCTCCCTCCACCGTCCTGCAGAGTTCAACCGCTCCCACCTGCCGTCCTTCATCATGGGCGAAGAGCCAGGTGCTTGGATCTGCGTGTACCCATTCGTGCGTTCCTACGACTGGTACCTGATGGATGCCAAGGAGCGTCGTCGTATCCTCGCTGAGCACGGCCAGTCTGCCCGCGAGTTCCCAGATGTACGTGCGAACACTGTTCCTGCATTCGCGTTGGGCGACTACGAGTGGATGCTCGCTTTCGAGGCACCGGAAATGCACCGCATTGTCGACCTCATGCACCAGATGCGCTACACGGAGGCTCGTCTCCACGTGCGTGAAGAAGTTCCGTTCTTCTCCGGCCGTCGCGTCGCGGACATCTCTGAAATCATCGAAGTTATGCCTTAA
- a CDS encoding DUF3000 domain-containing protein yields the protein MSDSEIRSLISTAGKQQVSEPVAFKDAVESMHRAQLRDEISLGPIRPPQRLAPFSHAIGLEVAHPDTDIIAAESEGDAFGRLILLHDPGSDETWDGDMRLVAYIQADMDDSVAGDPLLPEVAWEWLNEGLDTIGAQYSNLGGTVTSTASVRFGEIGGPPRAFQLELRASWTAQSNDLTPHVEAFAQVLANVAGLPPAGIAEIGSTT from the coding sequence GTGAGCGACTCCGAAATTCGTAGCCTTATCTCGACAGCTGGCAAGCAGCAGGTTTCCGAGCCTGTTGCGTTCAAAGACGCTGTCGAATCAATGCACCGTGCGCAGCTTCGGGACGAGATTTCACTGGGTCCGATTCGTCCACCACAGCGACTAGCCCCGTTCAGTCACGCGATCGGTTTGGAAGTCGCACATCCGGACACCGATATCATCGCAGCTGAAAGTGAAGGCGACGCTTTTGGGCGCCTTATTTTGCTGCACGACCCAGGCTCTGATGAGACCTGGGACGGCGACATGCGACTTGTCGCTTACATTCAGGCCGACATGGACGATTCTGTCGCCGGCGACCCGCTACTGCCTGAAGTTGCGTGGGAATGGCTCAACGAAGGCCTTGACACCATCGGAGCCCAGTACAGCAATCTGGGGGGCACTGTCACCTCCACGGCATCGGTTCGCTTCGGCGAAATTGGTGGCCCGCCACGCGCCTTCCAGCTTGAGTTGCGGGCCTCTTGGACAGCGCAGTCCAATGACCTCACCCCCCACGTTGAAGCGTTCGCACAAGTTCTGGCGAATGTTGCCGGTCTGCCACCTGCGGGCATCGCAGAGATTGGCTCCACCACGTAG
- a CDS encoding HRDC domain-containing protein: MNAPLLLEPRDGLPAVAHTPEEFIAAARALDAGRGPFAIDTERASDYRFDDRAFLIQIRRRDSGTFLIAPEGHRPECRAALAPVLNGQEWVLHAAASDLPALYQLGLKPGLIFDTEVSGRLLGLPKVNLAALTEDVLGVALEKQHGNEDWSTWPLPESWINYAALDVELLLELAEALTELLDAAGKLSWLVQECAHIAATAAPADPTWRDLKGVGKLHTSEQLLIAKTLWERRQAVGRERDQAPHKILANKAIIALATSLPTSREGVRSSIGRRASSGLVSRISVAMNRVRTSPKETWPQPTRRDYNLAPAPRSMWSSSFPDAQAALEAARMHLAELAEATHTPQENLIQPAILREIIWASVVTRKVTTSAQLRDYMATVGVRPWQQELTAPLLAEILI; encoded by the coding sequence GTGAATGCGCCGCTGCTGCTCGAGCCTCGCGACGGCCTGCCAGCGGTCGCCCACACCCCTGAAGAATTCATAGCTGCCGCACGCGCGCTTGATGCCGGCCGCGGCCCCTTTGCCATCGACACCGAGCGCGCATCCGACTACCGCTTTGATGACCGCGCCTTTCTGATTCAGATCAGACGACGCGACTCTGGCACTTTTCTCATCGCACCTGAAGGCCACCGCCCCGAGTGCCGAGCAGCCCTCGCACCAGTACTCAATGGTCAGGAATGGGTGTTGCACGCGGCGGCCAGCGACCTACCTGCACTGTACCAACTCGGTCTGAAACCTGGCCTGATTTTTGACACCGAAGTCAGCGGTCGGCTGCTCGGGCTCCCCAAGGTCAACCTGGCAGCCCTCACCGAAGATGTGCTCGGGGTTGCCCTAGAAAAGCAACACGGCAACGAAGACTGGTCCACTTGGCCCCTGCCCGAATCCTGGATCAATTACGCTGCCTTGGACGTAGAGCTGCTGCTCGAGCTCGCCGAGGCGCTCACTGAGCTTCTCGACGCCGCTGGCAAACTCTCCTGGCTCGTGCAAGAATGCGCCCACATCGCAGCCACTGCGGCCCCGGCTGATCCAACGTGGCGTGATCTCAAGGGGGTCGGAAAGCTGCACACCTCGGAACAGTTGCTCATCGCCAAGACATTGTGGGAGCGCCGTCAAGCAGTGGGGCGTGAGCGAGACCAAGCGCCACATAAGATTCTCGCCAATAAGGCGATCATTGCCCTTGCCACCTCCTTACCCACCTCCAGGGAAGGTGTGCGTTCATCGATCGGGCGTCGTGCGAGTTCGGGCTTGGTGTCGCGTATTTCCGTGGCAATGAACCGCGTTCGCACTAGTCCGAAAGAGACGTGGCCACAGCCTACGCGGCGCGACTACAACCTAGCGCCTGCCCCACGTTCCATGTGGAGCTCCAGCTTCCCGGACGCACAGGCAGCGTTGGAGGCCGCTCGAATGCATCTCGCAGAGCTCGCAGAGGCAACCCACACCCCTCAGGAGAACTTGATCCAACCGGCTATCTTGCGGGAGATCATTTGGGCAAGCGTGGTAACGCGAAAAGTGACCACGAGCGCGCAGTTGCGCGACTACATGGCCACCGTTGGAGTGCGTCCTTGGCAGCAGGAGCTCACCGCTCCCCTGCTAGCCGAGATCCTTATTTAG
- the dxs gene encoding 1-deoxy-D-xylulose-5-phosphate synthase, with amino-acid sequence MDECEILAGIASPADVKALSPEQLEQLASEIRDFLVQKVSATGGHLGPNLGVVELTIALHKAFDSPTDPFVFDTSHQSYVHKILTGRHDQFDTLRQKGGLSGYTSRAESEHDWTESSHASASLSVADGLSKAAARTGKANKTVAVVGDGALTGGMCWEALNNIATDKSSNVVIVVNDNGRSYSPTIGGLAENLAELRMQPFYDRVMEQGKSTLNSMGWVGRRTFDALHAFKEGVKNTVITTEMFPELGMKYIGPVDGHNLKALEHAFEYAREYEGPLIVHVVTEKGRGYAPAEANTADLMHSTGVIDPRTGDPLSESGPSWTGQFAKTLVDAGERREDIVAITAAMAGPTGLAAFGSRFPERFYDVGIAEQHAVASAAGLALGGLHPIVAIYATFMNRAFDQVLMDVALTGLPVTFVLDRAGITGSDGASHNGVWDYSLLSIVPGIRIAAPRDGEQLVELFDEAIEVSTGPTVVRFPKGNLPKPIEAIEQLHDGVDVLRYGEADQDEQTPSILLIATGSTAHDALIAADALQESGSNVTVVDPRWVVPVAPSLLALADDHDLVVTIEDGVMHGGIGALISEALNCASIDVPVRHIAVPEKFLEHASRGQLLEELGMDAPGIIASVTEWLEEITTNDEEPEV; translated from the coding sequence ATGGATGAGTGCGAAATTCTTGCTGGCATAGCATCGCCCGCAGATGTTAAGGCGCTGAGTCCTGAGCAACTCGAGCAACTGGCGAGCGAAATCCGGGATTTTCTAGTGCAAAAGGTCTCTGCCACGGGTGGTCACTTAGGGCCGAACCTCGGTGTGGTCGAGCTGACGATCGCATTGCATAAGGCTTTTGATTCGCCAACAGATCCGTTTGTCTTTGACACGTCGCACCAGAGCTACGTTCACAAGATTCTGACTGGCCGGCACGACCAATTCGACACCCTGCGTCAAAAGGGCGGACTGTCGGGTTACACCAGTCGGGCTGAAAGCGAACACGACTGGACTGAATCGAGCCATGCCTCCGCGTCGCTGTCGGTGGCGGATGGCTTGTCTAAAGCCGCTGCCCGGACTGGCAAGGCGAACAAGACCGTAGCCGTTGTCGGCGATGGTGCTTTGACCGGCGGTATGTGCTGGGAAGCGCTGAACAACATTGCCACGGACAAAAGCAGCAACGTAGTTATCGTGGTCAATGACAATGGCCGCAGCTATTCACCGACCATCGGTGGCCTGGCCGAGAACCTAGCCGAACTTCGCATGCAGCCGTTCTACGACCGCGTGATGGAGCAAGGCAAGTCCACCTTGAACTCTATGGGGTGGGTCGGACGTCGCACCTTTGACGCGCTGCACGCGTTCAAGGAAGGCGTGAAGAACACCGTCATCACCACCGAGATGTTCCCAGAACTGGGCATGAAGTACATTGGCCCAGTGGACGGCCACAATCTCAAGGCATTGGAGCATGCTTTTGAGTACGCCCGGGAGTACGAAGGCCCGCTGATCGTCCACGTTGTGACGGAAAAGGGGCGCGGATACGCCCCGGCGGAGGCCAACACCGCTGACCTTATGCACTCCACCGGAGTAATTGATCCGCGCACCGGAGACCCATTGTCGGAATCCGGACCGTCCTGGACTGGACAGTTTGCCAAGACGCTGGTTGATGCCGGCGAACGTCGCGAAGACATCGTGGCGATTACCGCCGCGATGGCAGGTCCTACCGGACTGGCCGCATTCGGCTCTCGTTTCCCCGAGCGCTTTTATGACGTCGGTATCGCAGAGCAGCACGCAGTTGCCTCCGCTGCCGGTTTAGCGCTGGGCGGTCTGCACCCAATAGTAGCGATCTACGCCACTTTCATGAACCGTGCCTTTGACCAAGTGCTCATGGATGTTGCGCTGACGGGCCTGCCGGTCACTTTTGTGCTCGACCGCGCTGGCATCACGGGTTCTGACGGTGCAAGCCACAACGGTGTGTGGGACTACTCCTTGCTCAGTATCGTGCCAGGCATCCGAATCGCCGCGCCGCGCGATGGGGAACAGCTCGTTGAGCTTTTCGATGAAGCAATCGAGGTTTCCACTGGACCTACCGTCGTCCGCTTCCCGAAGGGCAATCTGCCGAAACCGATTGAGGCGATCGAGCAGCTTCACGACGGCGTCGATGTACTCCGCTATGGTGAGGCTGATCAGGACGAGCAAACTCCGAGCATTTTGTTAATTGCCACCGGTTCGACGGCTCACGACGCACTCATTGCCGCCGATGCCCTGCAAGAATCCGGTTCGAACGTCACTGTGGTCGATCCCCGCTGGGTCGTTCCCGTTGCCCCTTCGCTGTTGGCACTAGCCGATGATCACGATTTGGTGGTGACCATTGAGGACGGTGTCATGCACGGTGGCATTGGCGCATTGATTTCTGAAGCACTGAACTGCGCGAGCATTGATGTGCCGGTCCGCCACATTGCTGTTCCCGAGAAATTCCTCGAGCACGCTTCCCGTGGCCAGCTGCTGGAAGAGCTGGGTATGGACGCACCGGGCATTATTGCATCTGTCACCGAATGGCTGGAAGAGATCACTACGAATGACGAGGAACCAGAGGTCTAA
- a CDS encoding class I SAM-dependent RNA methyltransferase, with translation MDSLSIGDQFTLTIDSAAHGGEGVARHEGAVIFVPGALPGDTVRATLVEVKKRFARARIDDIVESSPGRVPHRCPAAAAGAGCCDFSTASPELELEIKAKTVAEQLQRIGKLENLPEIEVIDLQPTVGWRTRFRLGVDSQGRAGMRATLSNEIVTGAVCAQAAAGVLDDVVAADARFTPGAELVVAVGSNGQRTVVESKKAARGRNVTRQTRKISGPATVEQQVGDTTFHLDPLGFWQAHVAAPTAYTDTVTEWLSSAELPADAHVWDLYGGVGLFVPAIRTALPNASISSVELGAGAAKAGRAAVQDAKVEFVTGDVAKVVDKLPAAAAIVLDPPRKGAGAAVIHKLAESTPQAVVHVGCDPATMARDLAVWVEHGYSLRDLRMFNAFPGTHHSETFAFLTRD, from the coding sequence ATGGATAGCCTGAGCATCGGCGACCAATTCACTCTCACCATCGACTCTGCTGCCCACGGCGGCGAAGGCGTCGCACGACACGAGGGCGCAGTGATTTTTGTTCCCGGAGCATTGCCTGGTGATACCGTGCGGGCCACCTTGGTCGAGGTGAAGAAGAGGTTTGCTCGCGCGCGTATCGACGACATTGTCGAATCTTCGCCCGGCCGGGTGCCACACCGTTGTCCTGCAGCGGCAGCAGGTGCTGGGTGCTGCGACTTCAGTACAGCTTCTCCGGAATTGGAACTGGAGATCAAAGCAAAAACGGTTGCCGAGCAGCTCCAACGGATCGGTAAATTGGAGAACCTGCCGGAAATCGAGGTAATTGACCTTCAGCCGACCGTTGGTTGGCGAACCCGCTTCCGCCTCGGGGTAGATAGCCAAGGGCGTGCCGGCATGCGGGCAACGTTGTCCAATGAGATCGTCACCGGTGCCGTGTGCGCTCAAGCAGCTGCGGGCGTTTTGGACGATGTCGTTGCTGCCGATGCACGATTTACTCCAGGAGCGGAGCTAGTTGTCGCTGTGGGCAGTAATGGCCAGCGCACTGTGGTCGAATCCAAGAAGGCAGCTCGAGGGCGCAATGTGACTCGACAAACCCGGAAGATCAGTGGACCAGCCACCGTCGAGCAACAGGTTGGTGACACCACTTTCCACCTTGATCCCTTGGGGTTCTGGCAAGCTCACGTTGCAGCACCGACAGCTTATACAGACACGGTGACCGAATGGCTCAGTTCCGCCGAGCTGCCAGCAGATGCTCACGTATGGGATCTCTACGGTGGCGTGGGTCTATTCGTACCCGCAATTAGAACTGCGCTTCCCAATGCCAGCATTAGCTCGGTGGAGCTCGGAGCCGGTGCCGCAAAGGCGGGGCGCGCAGCCGTACAGGATGCCAAGGTTGAGTTTGTTACCGGTGACGTGGCGAAGGTCGTCGACAAGCTGCCTGCTGCTGCAGCAATCGTGCTCGATCCACCACGAAAAGGCGCCGGCGCGGCGGTCATCCACAAGCTCGCAGAATCAACACCACAGGCTGTTGTTCACGTTGGTTGCGACCCGGCAACAATGGCGCGTGACCTGGCAGTATGGGTCGAACACGGATATAGCCTGCGCGACCTCAGGATGTTCAATGCTTTCCCAGGCACGCACCACAGTGAAACATTCGCATTCCTGACACGCGACTAG
- a CDS encoding DUF3159 domain-containing protein yields the protein MNQSPAVQNTEAATDAEPTLLEQMGGLSGLVSSTLPILVLIPVNNRLGLLPALAAALGVALVIAIVRMVRKENMQPAVSGVIGVAIGAGIAWYTGDAKGYFLYGIWVSLLFGIVFLLSIASRWPAVGVIWRGINGEDMSWRKNKIALRMYDLATGAWAVVFFSRFFVQNNLYNQDATNTLAAVKLIMGWPLTGLVTLLTVWAVRRANAAQEEAQSHG from the coding sequence ATGAACCAGAGCCCAGCAGTACAGAATACCGAAGCGGCGACGGACGCCGAGCCCACCCTCTTGGAGCAAATGGGCGGACTCAGTGGCCTCGTTTCATCGACACTGCCAATCCTGGTCCTGATCCCCGTCAACAACCGATTAGGGCTCCTTCCCGCTCTTGCTGCGGCACTGGGCGTCGCACTCGTGATCGCCATTGTGAGAATGGTGCGCAAAGAAAACATGCAGCCCGCAGTTTCGGGTGTCATCGGTGTGGCTATCGGAGCGGGCATCGCGTGGTATACGGGCGACGCCAAAGGCTACTTCCTGTATGGGATCTGGGTGAGCTTGCTCTTCGGCATTGTTTTCCTTCTTTCCATCGCGTCGCGATGGCCCGCTGTCGGAGTCATCTGGAGGGGCATTAACGGCGAGGACATGTCGTGGCGAAAGAACAAAATCGCGTTACGGATGTACGACCTGGCCACCGGCGCCTGGGCCGTGGTGTTCTTTTCTCGATTCTTTGTCCAAAACAATCTGTACAACCAGGACGCAACCAACACCTTGGCTGCTGTCAAACTCATCATGGGCTGGCCACTCACCGGACTTGTCACACTGTTGACTGTCTGGGCTGTGCGTCGCGCCAATGCTGCACAAGAGGAAGCACAATCACATGGATAG
- a CDS encoding DUF3710 domain-containing protein produces MWPFSKKNDTVDAPEATSGDTSSVESAESVIAPQQVPATVPAADPNRGPFDGDEVAIEEFDFSDFSDGVLDLGSIKIPMPRPSEVQVEMGPDGPRMVHLVTKVGRVTPVAFASALSGGLWQDSIAEIQEGMSRDGLEAELEEGPWGPEIVGKTEHATIRMIGAEGNRWTLRVTLAAPNETAADLALLGREIIARTFVYRGENPMMAGTVLPVVMPAPLVEQVQQAMRERAAQGGAPIPTQQSAQAPSTPADSSPVPDNQGPEVHPDSGSALQQMQARDAQHQENEGR; encoded by the coding sequence ATGTGGCCATTTTCGAAAAAGAACGACACCGTAGATGCTCCCGAAGCAACTTCTGGCGACACTTCAAGTGTGGAGTCTGCTGAGTCAGTAATCGCGCCGCAGCAAGTTCCTGCGACTGTGCCTGCCGCCGACCCCAACCGTGGCCCTTTCGATGGTGACGAGGTTGCAATCGAAGAGTTCGATTTCTCAGATTTCTCGGACGGTGTACTAGACCTTGGTTCGATCAAGATTCCTATGCCACGCCCGTCCGAAGTACAAGTGGAAATGGGTCCGGATGGTCCTCGTATGGTCCACCTCGTCACCAAGGTTGGCCGGGTAACTCCCGTAGCTTTCGCTTCTGCGCTTTCCGGAGGTCTTTGGCAGGATTCAATCGCAGAGATTCAGGAAGGCATGAGCCGAGACGGCTTGGAAGCCGAGTTGGAAGAAGGCCCCTGGGGGCCGGAGATCGTCGGCAAAACTGAACACGCGACTATTCGCATGATCGGTGCCGAAGGGAATCGTTGGACACTGCGCGTGACGCTGGCCGCTCCCAACGAAACTGCTGCGGACCTCGCACTACTAGGTCGAGAGATCATTGCTCGAACCTTCGTCTATCGAGGTGAGAACCCGATGATGGCGGGAACCGTATTGCCAGTGGTGATGCCTGCTCCGTTGGTCGAACAAGTTCAACAGGCGATGCGCGAACGAGCAGCTCAAGGCGGAGCACCAATTCCTACCCAGCAATCTGCGCAAGCTCCTTCAACGCCAGCGGATTCTTCCCCAGTACCGGACAACCAAGGTCCCGAGGTACACCCCGATTCCGGTTCCGCGCTGCAGCAAATGCAAGCTCGCGATGCACAGCATCAGGAAAACGAGGGTCGATGA
- the dut gene encoding dUTP diphosphatase, with translation MNFPATIQIKRLDPDLPLPRRAHRGDAGADLYATESVTIAPGERILVGTGIAIALPLGTVGLIHPRSGLAARQGLSIVNAPGTVDADYRGEIKVCLINLDPREDIVITRGDRIAQLVVQRVELVDFEEVDDLDETVRGTGGHGSTGR, from the coding sequence ATGAACTTCCCCGCTACGATCCAGATCAAACGACTCGATCCGGACCTTCCGCTTCCGCGACGTGCACACCGGGGTGACGCCGGTGCCGACCTTTATGCCACAGAGTCGGTCACTATTGCGCCAGGTGAACGAATTCTCGTAGGGACGGGAATCGCTATTGCACTTCCGCTGGGGACTGTCGGTCTGATTCATCCCCGTAGTGGATTGGCTGCTCGGCAGGGACTTTCGATTGTGAATGCTCCAGGTACTGTCGATGCCGACTATCGTGGGGAGATCAAGGTGTGCCTGATCAATCTTGACCCACGCGAGGACATCGTGATCACACGTGGCGATCGCATCGCTCAACTGGTAGTTCAACGAGTTGAACTGGTGGACTTTGAAGAAGTCGACGACCTTGACGAGACTGTCCGCGGAACTGGTGGACACGGCTCAACCGGCCGATAG
- a CDS encoding DUF3093 domain-containing protein → MVLVNTSGSKETPASPAVLYQERQWVPWYWWLAGLGISFLTAAQIAHNRDEIWFWVPFIFFGTIALWSLWRLSSTHIAVEKDADGLTWLRAGDANLPAAVVSRTLAVPATAKRNAMGRQLDPAAFVVSRSWIPEMAMFVLDDPEDSTPYWLVTSKDPDALLAAFHS, encoded by the coding sequence TTGGTTCTCGTGAATACATCAGGTTCGAAGGAGACACCTGCCTCCCCGGCGGTCCTGTATCAAGAGCGCCAATGGGTGCCGTGGTACTGGTGGTTAGCAGGTTTAGGGATTTCGTTTCTCACGGCGGCGCAGATTGCGCACAATCGTGATGAGATCTGGTTCTGGGTGCCCTTTATCTTCTTTGGCACCATCGCGCTGTGGTCGCTGTGGCGGTTATCGAGCACGCACATTGCCGTGGAAAAGGACGCAGATGGCCTCACTTGGCTGCGCGCGGGGGATGCGAACCTCCCAGCTGCCGTCGTTTCCCGGACACTCGCGGTACCGGCTACGGCTAAGCGCAATGCGATGGGCCGCCAGCTAGATCCCGCAGCTTTCGTAGTGTCCCGAAGCTGGATCCCCGAGATGGCGATGTTTGTCCTTGACGATCCAGAAGACTCCACTCCCTACTGGCTGGTCACTTCGAAGGATCCAGACGCACTCCTGGCGGCTTTCCACTCTTAA